Proteins encoded by one window of Swingsia samuiensis:
- the gcvH gene encoding glycine cleavage system protein GcvH, with product MTLYYTSSHEWIRHEEGQDAVVGITAHASEELGELVFVEAKEDGTELAAGDVAAVVESVKAASDIYAPVSGTIVEFNTKLSEDPTLIGSAPEGEGWIFKIKLSKPEELKSLLSLEQYKAL from the coding sequence ATGACACTCTATTATACATCATCTCATGAATGGATCCGTCATGAAGAGGGGCAGGATGCTGTTGTCGGTATTACAGCTCACGCCTCGGAGGAGTTAGGAGAGCTTGTTTTTGTAGAGGCAAAAGAAGACGGAACAGAACTTGCCGCTGGGGATGTTGCCGCTGTTGTAGAGTCTGTCAAAGCAGCGTCTGATATTTATGCCCCTGTATCTGGAACAATTGTTGAGTTTAATACGAAACTTTCAGAAGACCCGACATTGATTGGTAGTGCTCCAGAGGGAGAGGGGTGGATTTTTAAAATCAAGCTCTCCAAGCCTGAAGAGTTAAAAAGCCTGTTGAGCTTGGAACAATATAAAGCACTTTAA
- the gcvP gene encoding aminomethyl-transferring glycine dehydrogenase — protein MTNLWPEVNERFSSRHVGPRTSEIAEMLSVVGASSLDDLIDRTIPRTILDKNDYGIGAPLTEQEALARLKKIASRNQVFTSMIGQGYYDTILPTVIQRNILENPAWYTAYTPYQPEISQGRLEALLNFQTLVSDLTGLDIANASLLDEGTACAEAMALAKRVGKSKSNIFFVDQDTHPQTISVLKTRAEPLGWDIKVGDPKSDLLEEDVFGVLLSYPGSSGKVWDPKELIEKLHTKNVIVTLTCDPLALVLLDSPGNLGADIAVGSMQRYGVPMGAGGPHAAFMATREVYKRSIPGRLVGISRDRSGKQAYRLALQTREQHIRREKATSNICTAQVLLAIIASMYAVYHGPQGLRAIAQRVNRLSSILAAGLRDLGFQIGSDNFFDTITINAGSLAQQIKKKTLEAKINIRELEHGYFAISCDETTEPETIRTLWRCFGATEEQIKKFEQSLSIVESLPSDLLRKGDFLNHSVFHEHHSETDLLRYMRALSDKDLALDRTMIPLGSCTMKLNATTEMMPITWPEFGRIHPFAPEEQKEGYSELFAYLEDALCKISGYDAVSLQPNSGAQGEFAGLIAIREYYAAKGDVQRDVCLIPASAHGTNPASAHMAGMRVVVVACDDNGNVDVADLREKISQNEGRIAAIMITYPSTHGVFEERIVEICDLVHEAGGQVYLDGANLNAQVGFARPGQYGADVSHFNLHKTFCIPHGGGGPGMGPIGVRQHLAPYLPREGGGTISSAPYGSASILPISVAYIMMMGDEGLRQATAVAVLNANYIAARLDGAYSVLYRGENGFTAHECIIDLRPLKDKAGVSVDDIAKRLIDHGFHAPTVSFPVAGTFMIEPTESEGKKELDRFCEAMISIRHEITEIEKGEMALDESPLHFAPHTIADIAGEWARAYPREKGAFPQGVEVIKYWPPVGRLDNAWGDRNLICSCPDISQYMEE, from the coding sequence GTGACAAACTTATGGCCCGAAGTAAATGAGCGTTTCAGTTCTCGTCATGTAGGTCCTCGGACCTCTGAAATTGCAGAGATGCTGTCTGTTGTGGGTGCAAGCAGTTTAGATGATCTAATAGATCGAACCATACCCAGAACTATTCTAGATAAAAATGATTATGGTATTGGCGCGCCTTTAACAGAGCAGGAAGCCTTGGCGCGGCTAAAAAAAATTGCTTCTCGCAATCAGGTTTTCACCTCCATGATAGGGCAAGGATATTACGATACGATCCTGCCGACTGTCATTCAACGTAATATCCTTGAAAATCCGGCATGGTATACCGCGTATACGCCTTACCAGCCTGAAATCAGTCAAGGCCGACTGGAAGCTTTGTTGAACTTTCAAACCCTTGTGTCTGATTTAACGGGGTTAGACATTGCGAATGCCTCTTTATTAGATGAAGGAACAGCCTGCGCAGAAGCCATGGCTTTGGCAAAGCGAGTAGGCAAGTCAAAATCCAATATATTTTTTGTGGATCAGGATACTCACCCACAAACTATATCTGTGTTAAAAACACGAGCAGAGCCTTTGGGATGGGATATCAAGGTTGGCGACCCTAAGAGTGATCTTTTAGAAGAAGATGTTTTTGGTGTTTTGCTGTCTTACCCTGGATCATCAGGTAAGGTTTGGGATCCTAAAGAACTTATAGAAAAATTACATACCAAGAATGTAATTGTAACGCTGACATGTGACCCCCTCGCTCTTGTTTTGCTCGATAGCCCTGGGAATTTAGGGGCTGATATAGCGGTAGGGTCAATGCAGCGTTATGGAGTTCCAATGGGAGCTGGCGGCCCGCATGCTGCTTTCATGGCCACGCGTGAAGTTTATAAACGTAGTATTCCCGGCCGGCTAGTTGGTATTTCCCGTGATCGGAGTGGGAAACAAGCTTACAGATTGGCGCTTCAAACCCGGGAACAGCATATTCGTCGTGAAAAAGCGACATCGAATATTTGTACAGCACAGGTTTTGCTTGCCATTATTGCATCCATGTACGCTGTATATCATGGCCCACAGGGGCTGAGAGCAATTGCTCAACGCGTCAATCGGTTGAGTTCTATTTTGGCCGCGGGCTTGAGAGATTTGGGTTTCCAAATTGGCTCGGATAACTTTTTTGATACGATTACGATCAATGCAGGTTCGTTAGCCCAGCAGATCAAGAAGAAGACCTTAGAGGCAAAAATAAATATCCGTGAATTAGAGCATGGATATTTTGCGATTTCCTGTGACGAAACAACAGAGCCAGAGACTATTCGTACGTTGTGGCGTTGTTTTGGTGCTACGGAAGAACAGATCAAAAAATTTGAACAGAGTTTATCTATCGTGGAGAGCTTGCCTTCTGATTTGCTTCGAAAAGGTGATTTTTTAAATCACTCTGTTTTTCACGAGCATCATTCAGAAACGGATCTTTTGCGTTATATGCGTGCGTTGTCCGATAAGGATTTGGCTCTTGATCGGACGATGATCCCACTTGGATCGTGCACCATGAAGTTGAATGCTACGACGGAAATGATGCCAATTACATGGCCTGAGTTCGGTCGTATCCATCCGTTTGCCCCAGAAGAACAAAAAGAGGGTTATTCAGAGCTTTTTGCGTATCTTGAAGACGCATTGTGTAAAATTTCAGGGTATGATGCTGTCTCCCTTCAGCCAAATTCAGGTGCTCAAGGTGAGTTTGCAGGGCTTATCGCTATTCGTGAATATTATGCTGCGAAGGGTGATGTGCAGCGCGATGTCTGTTTAATTCCTGCATCTGCTCATGGAACAAACCCTGCATCTGCGCATATGGCAGGGATGCGTGTTGTCGTTGTTGCATGTGATGATAATGGGAATGTGGATGTGGCGGATTTGAGAGAAAAAATCTCTCAGAATGAAGGCCGGATAGCCGCCATTATGATTACCTACCCTTCGACACATGGCGTTTTTGAAGAACGTATTGTTGAGATTTGTGACCTTGTTCATGAAGCTGGAGGGCAGGTTTACCTCGATGGTGCGAATTTGAATGCACAAGTCGGTTTTGCTCGGCCAGGACAGTATGGGGCAGACGTTTCACATTTCAATCTGCACAAAACTTTTTGTATTCCACACGGCGGTGGTGGCCCAGGAATGGGACCAATAGGTGTTCGGCAGCATTTAGCGCCTTATTTACCACGTGAGGGGGGGGGTACTATTTCGTCAGCTCCTTATGGTTCAGCTTCTATTTTGCCGATATCGGTAGCTTATATAATGATGATGGGCGATGAGGGGCTGCGTCAGGCAACAGCCGTTGCTGTTTTAAATGCGAATTATATCGCCGCTCGTTTAGACGGAGCGTACTCTGTTCTTTATCGGGGAGAGAACGGGTTTACAGCGCATGAATGCATTATTGATTTACGGCCTTTGAAAGATAAAGCAGGAGTATCCGTCGATGATATTGCAAAGCGTTTGATAGACCATGGATTTCATGCACCGACCGTCAGTTTTCCTGTTGCTGGAACATTTATGATTGAACCAACGGAATCCGAGGGTAAAAAAGAACTCGATCGTTTTTGTGAAGCTATGATTTCTATTCGTCATGAAATAACAGAAATTGAAAAAGGCGAAATGGCGCTAGATGAAAGTCCATTACATTTTGCACCACATACGATAGCGGATATAGCTGGTGAATGGGCGCGCGCTTATCCCCGTGAAAAAGGTGCTTTT